TTTATAATCTTATATTTGcgacactgtagcagcgaatcctAACGACCCAGGCCGTCGGATGATATGAAATGAAAAAGGTTGGTCGGACATGTCTTTGAtaggaaaataaatgataatgcgtATATATACGATTGTCATCATTTGCGATGGTTGTTGTTTTGGTCATGGAGGTGCGAGGACGACGGCGCATCTTCGACTCACGCTAGTGTTTGTAATCATCGGTAGGTGATCTAATGGTCTATATGTATTTTTTATTACTTTTGAGCCTCATTGTAGTGTTATTTATGATTAATAAATCGGTGAAATTTTGGTAAAAAAGACACGCAGACTATCTGAACTAACCAGCAACGGCAGCACGTACGTGTGCTCCCAGCCATCCACGTCCTGCTAGCTCGAACAGCATTACATGACTTGTTCCCCATCCTCCATCGGCTCTATCACCAGCGAAAACTGGCGGCCACTTGCCATGTAAAGTCTAGACGTGCAGTGTTGAGTGCAGCGATGGAGATCGCCGAGACAACAAACTCGTGTGGCTGCGCCGTGCTTAGCCGCCGGCAGCCAAGAATGTGGATTTAAAAACTTCCAACTTGTTCATCCAAATGGCCAGTCTCCTACTTGTTCCACTACTAGTTCACTTTTCCTCCACCGCACTGGCGCACTCCATATCACAAGCTCGCCTTCACAGAGCGCATCCACCGTAATGGCTTCCAGCGACGCCGCCTGCCCCGGCGATGTCGAGATCGAGCTGTTCCCCTTCATCCGCGTCTACAAGAACGGCAGCATCGAGCGCCTGATCGGCACCGACACCGTGCCGGCGTCCTTCGACGACGCCACGGGCGTGGCCTCCAAGGACGTCACCATCGACCCGGCCACCGGCCTCTCCGTCCGCCTCTACCTCCCTCCAGCCGGTGGCGCCAAGAAGCTGCCCGTCCTCGTGTACGTCCACGGCGGCGGCTTCATGGTCCAGTCCGCGGCGTCCCCGACGTATCACCGCTACCTCAACGCCCTCTCCGCCCGCGCCGGCGCCATCGCGGTGTCCGCGGAGTACCGCCGCGTGCCGGAGCACCCGCTCCCCGCGGCCTACGACGACTCCTGGGCGGCGCTCGCGTGGGCGATTGACGCCTGCGCCGCCGGCGCCGGGCCCGGGGGATCGGAGCCGTGGCTCGCGGCGCACGGGGACGCCTCCCGCGTGTTCCTCGCCGGCGACAGTGCCGGTGCCAACATCGCGCACAACGTCGCCCTGCGCGCCGCCTCCGAGGTGCTCCCGCTGCAGCCGGGCGCGGCGATCGCCGGCGTGATGCTGGTGCACCCTTTTTTCTGGGACCCGTCGAACACCATGGCGCCGGAGCTGGAGGTCAGGATCCGCCGCGAGTGGGCGTTCACGTGCGCGCGGCCCGACGCCGACGTGGACGACCCGAGGATCTGCCCGACGTCCGCCGGGGCGTCGGCGCGGCTCGCGGCGATGCCGTGCGGGAGGGTGATGGTGGCCGTGGCCGAGGACGACTTCCTGGCGGCCAAGGGGCGGGCGTACCACGCGGCGCTGCTCGCGAGCGGGTGGCGCGGGGAGGCGGAGCTGGTGGACACGCCGGGGCAGGGCCACGTGTTCCACCTCCGGCGACCGGGCACGGAGGCGGCCGCCGAGATGTTGGACCGCGTCGCGGATTTCATTTCTCGTGCTTGACTACCCGTCTGAGTGTGACTGAGCGAGGCGTGTGAGCAGGATCTAGTATTCTCGTGGattcatacacaaataaaactcaGTGCTTTGAAATATACGAGAAGTTCGTTTTATCTACATTGAGCGGTGCCATGCTGCGTGGCTGAATTCAGGTAGAAAAGTTTATCTACCGTTCCCCGCAGTAGAAAATAATTTAGGTTCCGTTGTCTTGCGAGTACAGTACGGACGTCCATAAAAAAATTTCGAACCTCGGCAATAAAGTCGAAAAGATTTTGCAGTTTATAAGGGAAATCGGCCGAAAACCATACAACACAACGCACCACGCCGGCCCCGAGGCCGTGCCCCCACACAAGTCGACGACTAAGCCGCCCTAGCGACCAAAGCCAACACCACAACACCTCAACGCAATACAGCGGAGGCGAAcatccggagccgccgctccgacatCCACGCCGGCCCCAAGGCCGCGCCCACAGACTAGCCGAAGACCCAGTTGCCCAAGCAAACGAAGGCCGACACTCAAACACCTCAACGCGGGACGGCAGAGGCGATGATTCGGAGCCGCCGCTTCGACGTCCACGCCGACCCGCAGGGCCGCACACCACCaagccgaagaagaagaacggaAAGCGCCAACCAGACGAGCAGACCAGACACCAACATGGGAGGTGAACCTCCACAACGATGCCTCCAAGGAGGGGAGCGACGACCGAGAGCGCCGCCATCGCCAGCAACAACCGAGGCCGGTgcagggttttcacccggagaataCCAAACCCGAAGTCGTGTCTGCCTGTCCGTCGAAGTCGAGGCTGCCCAACCACCAAAGCTCACTCCACTGGTCCCTCCGGCCGAAGGAACATCCAAGGCGAGGCCACAAGAGGCAAACGACGCAAGAACGCCGAACTCGCCAGACCCCGCGTGGGATCTGGGGTTTCCCCCGGAGAACCTGGGCGGAGTTGCGAGAAACACCACCTCGACGACGACTTCAAGAAGGATGTGGCGCCCAAGGGCGTCACCGACGTCGGTCCCGATGGACTACCGAGAAGAGCTTTCGCCCGGCGATGAGTCGCAAGCCACACACACCCGCCCCTCAAGGGCCAGCCAGACCACCAACACCAACCTGCACGCAGAACGCCAGCCCCACGCGCTCGACGACCTGAGGCCACGGACGAAACAAGGCGCTGAGGCCAGGTTCGCCTCCCGCAGAGCCACCTCCTAGCTCGACGAGACGAAAAAGACCAccatccggggccgccgccccggcatccgGGTACCACACGGAGCAGAAGCCGAGCGAGCACTCACCAAGCCAAATCGGCGACCACCGATGAATCCGTCAGAGCG
This region of Lolium perenne isolate Kyuss_39 chromosome 2, Kyuss_2.0, whole genome shotgun sequence genomic DNA includes:
- the LOC127334803 gene encoding probable carboxylesterase 12 — encoded protein: MASSDAACPGDVEIELFPFIRVYKNGSIERLIGTDTVPASFDDATGVASKDVTIDPATGLSVRLYLPPAGGAKKLPVLVYVHGGGFMVQSAASPTYHRYLNALSARAGAIAVSAEYRRVPEHPLPAAYDDSWAALAWAIDACAAGAGPGGSEPWLAAHGDASRVFLAGDSAGANIAHNVALRAASEVLPLQPGAAIAGVMLVHPFFWDPSNTMAPELEVRIRREWAFTCARPDADVDDPRICPTSAGASARLAAMPCGRVMVAVAEDDFLAAKGRAYHAALLASGWRGEAELVDTPGQGHVFHLRRPGTEAAAEMLDRVADFISRA